Proteins encoded by one window of Pseudonocardia sp. HH130629-09:
- a CDS encoding MnhB domain-containing protein, which produces MTTSQEKPTSAAGDAESWARMDQPSGRWMLTGTCPDVRERTLVLESAARLLFPVVLVFSVFLLLEGHYGPGGGFSGGLVAGLAFVLRHIAGGDDNLGSRFRIRPPVLVGTGLIIAVLTALAPVAWGDPVLASVKWTVTFGPFGYLDIVTSLLLDVGVYLLIIGVVLDLLRSLGSGIARDAREAGEDPPRGSGAG; this is translated from the coding sequence ATGACGACCTCGCAGGAGAAGCCCACGTCCGCGGCCGGGGACGCCGAGAGCTGGGCCCGGATGGACCAGCCCAGCGGCCGATGGATGCTCACCGGCACCTGCCCGGACGTCCGCGAACGGACCCTGGTGCTGGAGTCCGCGGCCCGGCTGCTGTTCCCCGTGGTGCTGGTGTTCTCGGTGTTCCTGCTGCTGGAGGGCCACTACGGTCCCGGCGGCGGGTTCTCCGGCGGCCTGGTCGCCGGGCTCGCGTTCGTGCTGCGCCACATCGCCGGCGGCGATGACAACCTGGGCTCCCGGTTCCGGATCCGCCCGCCCGTGCTGGTTGGCACCGGACTGATCATCGCTGTGCTCACCGCGCTGGCCCCGGTGGCCTGGGGCGACCCGGTGCTCGCCTCGGTCAAGTGGACGGTCACCTTCGGCCCGTTCGGCTACCTCGACATCGTGACCAGCCTGCTGCTGGACGTCGGTGTCTACCTGCTGATCATCGGTGTGGTGCTCGACCTGCTCCGCTCGCTGGGGTCCGGCATCGCCCGCGACGCCCGCGAGGCCGGCGAGGACCCCCCGCGCGGGAGTGGGGCGGGGTGA
- a CDS encoding GNAT family N-acetyltransferase, with amino-acid sequence MRRLQAFYGEVYGDGDVTPVVPADFRASSGLFLVGYEDGVPVATGAWRAVDADPADPARRDGDAELKRMYVEPAARGRGHARTVLVALERAAAAAGRRRMILETGDPQSAAIALYESSGYRRTSRFGVYRNDPRSRCFAKPLPG; translated from the coding sequence ATGCGGCGGCTGCAGGCGTTCTACGGCGAGGTCTACGGCGACGGTGACGTCACGCCCGTCGTCCCGGCCGACTTCCGCGCCTCGTCCGGGTTGTTCCTCGTCGGCTACGAGGACGGCGTCCCCGTCGCCACCGGGGCGTGGCGCGCCGTGGACGCCGACCCGGCCGACCCCGCGCGCCGCGACGGCGACGCCGAGCTGAAGCGGATGTACGTCGAGCCCGCCGCCCGCGGTCGGGGACACGCCCGGACGGTGCTCGTCGCGCTGGAGCGCGCGGCGGCCGCCGCCGGGCGTCGTCGGATGATCCTCGAGACGGGTGACCCCCAGTCCGCTGCGATCGCGCTGTACGAGAGCAGCGGATACCGTCGGACCAGCAGGTTCGGTGTGTACCGGAACGACCCCCGCTCCCGGTGCTTCGCCAAACCGCTGCCGGGGTGA
- a CDS encoding Na(+)/H(+) antiporter subunit C, with amino-acid sequence MAIVLAVLYSVGFYLLMQRSLMRILIGIVVLGHGANLLLQVSGGPPGRAPILDAVLPEQIADPLPQALALTAIVITFALTTLLLALGYRSWVLVGHDEVQDDVEDRRIAARHKPKGAMEEGTADETEAAPEDTADSHELEEGRR; translated from the coding sequence ATGGCGATCGTGCTCGCGGTGCTGTACTCGGTCGGGTTCTACCTGCTGATGCAGCGCTCGCTGATGCGCATCCTGATCGGCATCGTGGTGCTCGGGCACGGCGCGAACCTGCTGCTGCAGGTCTCCGGCGGGCCGCCAGGGCGGGCCCCGATCCTCGACGCCGTGCTGCCCGAGCAGATCGCCGACCCGCTCCCGCAGGCGCTGGCCCTGACGGCCATCGTCATCACCTTCGCCCTGACCACGTTGCTGCTGGCGCTGGGCTACCGCTCCTGGGTGCTCGTCGGCCACGACGAGGTGCAGGACGACGTGGAGGACCGCCGCATCGCCGCCCGGCACAAGCCCAAGGGCGCGATGGAGGAGGGCACCGCGGACGAGACCGAGGCGGCACCCGAGGACACCGCCGACTCCCACGAGCTCGAGGAGGGCCGCCGGTGA
- the mbhE gene encoding hydrogen gas-evolving membrane-bound hydrogenase subunit E, protein MLAVVAAHLVLALCLPALARYHRRLAFGAGAALLAATLVWTMAQASTALSGGVTDRIEWAPELGLTLSLRMDALAIAMIVLVSGVGALIMIYAAWYFGPRSTDAARSAALLVAFAGMMLGLVLADDLLTLYVFWELTSLTSFLLVGQGGQYRENRRAAVQALVVTVFGGLAMLLGIVLLGQLAGTYSIPEITAAATSGTLAPDSPVALSVSLVLILLGALTKSAQLPFHPWLPYAMAAPTPISAYLHAASMVKAGVVLVARLGPAFSVHPVWWAPVMVLGLATMVLGGWRAMRQTDLKRLLAFGTVSQLGFLMVLFGAGSRVAGLAGIAMLLAHGLFKAPLFMVVGAIDKACGTRDLRELCGLGRRRRGLAVIAALAGLSMAGLPPMLGFVGKEAAFEAFVLEGGVRGWVTAIGLVLGSLLTVAYTARFLWGAFSTKGLHPTGGDPVPLGLSGPAWLCALTGIAAGFAAPLVQQLAASYAASLPPVGDAYAARYELALWHTPGLPLLFTGVALVGGLLLHRYGQPLTGHLSVPHVSAQRGYEAVVTGLERSAIAVTGRLQIGSLPVYLGCILATLIALPGPVIAVTGTWPTDQAPYHSIMQVPVGLMVIIAAIALCLAHRRFTAVLLVGAVGYGIGGLFVIDGAPDLALAQFLVETLTLVAFVFVLRRLPAHFDEPDTERRVRGPKAAVAAVGGLLVAGMAVMLSGARTLPPATTEPFIAGAPEAGATNLISAILVDFRALDTVGEITVLLICASGTASLVLATRYDKRQNGKVVRSGSGSPKHEKEVLG, encoded by the coding sequence GTGCTCGCCGTCGTGGCCGCTCATCTCGTCCTGGCGCTGTGCCTGCCCGCACTCGCCCGGTACCACCGGCGGCTGGCGTTCGGCGCAGGCGCCGCGCTGCTCGCCGCCACTCTCGTGTGGACGATGGCGCAGGCCTCGACCGCGCTCTCCGGCGGGGTGACCGACCGCATCGAGTGGGCCCCCGAGCTGGGGCTGACGCTGAGCCTGCGGATGGACGCGCTCGCGATCGCGATGATCGTGCTCGTCTCCGGCGTCGGAGCGCTGATCATGATCTACGCGGCCTGGTACTTCGGGCCGCGCTCCACCGACGCGGCCCGCTCCGCGGCGCTGCTGGTCGCCTTCGCCGGGATGATGCTCGGCCTCGTCCTGGCCGACGACCTGCTGACCCTCTACGTGTTCTGGGAGCTGACGTCGCTGACGTCGTTCCTGCTCGTCGGGCAGGGCGGCCAGTACCGGGAGAACCGCCGTGCCGCGGTGCAGGCGCTCGTCGTCACCGTCTTCGGCGGGCTGGCGATGCTGCTCGGGATCGTGCTGCTGGGCCAGCTGGCCGGCACCTACTCGATCCCGGAGATCACCGCGGCCGCGACCTCCGGCACGCTCGCCCCCGACAGCCCGGTCGCGCTCTCGGTCTCGCTGGTGCTGATCCTGCTCGGCGCGCTGACCAAGTCCGCGCAGCTGCCGTTCCACCCGTGGCTGCCGTACGCGATGGCCGCCCCGACGCCGATCTCGGCGTACCTGCACGCGGCGTCGATGGTGAAGGCCGGGGTCGTGCTCGTCGCGCGGCTCGGGCCCGCGTTCTCGGTGCACCCCGTGTGGTGGGCGCCGGTCATGGTGCTCGGCCTCGCGACGATGGTGCTGGGCGGCTGGCGCGCGATGCGCCAGACCGACCTCAAGCGGCTGCTGGCCTTCGGCACCGTCTCCCAGCTCGGGTTCCTGATGGTGCTGTTCGGGGCCGGATCGCGGGTCGCCGGCCTCGCGGGCATCGCGATGCTGCTGGCCCACGGCCTGTTCAAGGCGCCGCTGTTCATGGTGGTCGGCGCGATCGACAAGGCCTGCGGCACCCGCGACCTGCGCGAGCTGTGCGGGCTCGGGCGCCGCCGTCGCGGGCTCGCCGTGATCGCCGCGCTCGCCGGGCTGTCGATGGCCGGGCTGCCGCCGATGCTCGGCTTCGTCGGCAAGGAGGCCGCGTTCGAGGCGTTCGTGCTCGAGGGCGGCGTCCGCGGCTGGGTCACCGCGATCGGCCTGGTCCTCGGCTCGCTGCTGACCGTCGCCTACACCGCACGGTTCCTGTGGGGGGCGTTCTCCACCAAGGGGCTGCACCCCACCGGTGGCGACCCGGTCCCGCTCGGCCTGTCCGGCCCGGCGTGGCTGTGCGCGCTGACCGGGATCGCGGCCGGGTTCGCCGCGCCGCTGGTCCAGCAGCTCGCCGCCTCCTACGCCGCGTCGCTGCCCCCGGTCGGCGACGCCTACGCTGCCCGCTACGAGCTGGCCCTGTGGCACACCCCGGGGCTGCCGCTGCTGTTCACCGGGGTCGCGCTGGTCGGCGGACTCCTCCTGCACCGCTACGGGCAGCCCCTGACCGGGCACCTCTCGGTGCCGCACGTGTCGGCGCAGCGGGGGTACGAGGCCGTCGTGACGGGGCTGGAGCGCTCGGCGATCGCGGTCACCGGCCGGCTCCAGATCGGGTCGCTGCCGGTCTACCTCGGCTGCATCCTCGCGACCCTGATCGCGCTGCCCGGCCCGGTCATCGCCGTCACCGGGACGTGGCCGACCGACCAGGCCCCGTACCACTCGATCATGCAGGTCCCGGTCGGACTGATGGTGATCATCGCGGCGATCGCGCTCTGCCTGGCGCACCGCCGGTTCACCGCGGTGCTGCTGGTCGGTGCCGTCGGCTACGGCATCGGCGGTCTGTTCGTCATCGACGGCGCCCCCGACCTGGCACTCGCCCAGTTCCTGGTCGAGACGCTCACCCTGGTCGCGTTCGTCTTCGTGCTGCGACGCCTGCCCGCCCACTTCGACGAGCCGGACACCGAGCGCCGCGTCCGGGGCCCCAAGGCCGCGGTCGCCGCGGTCGGCGGCCTGCTCGTCGCCGGGATGGCCGTGATGCTCTCCGGGGCCCGCACCCTGCCGCCCGCCACCACGGAGCCGTTCATCGCGGGCGCACCGGAGGCCGGCGCGACCAACCTGATCAGCGCGATCCTGGTCGACTTCCGCGCACTCGACACGGTCGGTGAGATCACCGTGCTGCTGATCTGCGCGTCCGGCACCGCGAGCCTGGTGCTCGCGACCCGGTACGACAAGAGGCAGAACGGCAAGGTCGTGCGCAGCGGCTCGGGATCGCCCAAGCACGAGAAGGAGGTGCTCGGATGA